The Stomatobaculum sp. F0698 genomic sequence CTCCCTGTGCGGCGGCTGTTATCCACACGGGGAGCGCCGGGCTTCCGGACGGGGTCAGTGCCGTGATGATTGCTGCTTCGGTGCGGCGGCTTGCGGAGGAGAGCCTGGGACAGCGCTTTCACGCACGCTTTTTCGGCTACCTCGGCAATACAGTCATGCTCGCGGAACTCGGGGAGACGGAACAGCTTCGCTTTCTCACCGATGCCTGCGACCGCTTTTGCCGGCTCGCGGCGGCAAAGCTCGGTGCGACGGTCACCATAGGGGTGGGAAAGGTCTGTGCGGCCTTTCATGAACTCAGAGACTCCTACACCGGTGCCCGCAATGCGCTCTCTTACCGCATGATATACGGGACAGGTAAGGCAATCAGCATTTCGGAGATTGCGCCGCAGGAGAAGAACGGCACCGATCTCTCGGAGCGGGAGTCCATGCAGGACATCTTTCGGAAGATGCGCATGGAAAAGGAGGAAGAACTCAGTGCTGCGATTGCGCGCTACATTGCGGAGAACGCGGCGGCACAGGCCTCGGTGCAGGAGTACCGCTTTTTTGTGATGGAGACCGCCGGAGAACTGTATCGCTTCGCAAAGGACAATGCGCTGAGCGCCGAAGAGATTTTCGGCGACAACGACGCGATGTACCGCATTTTACAGCAGTTGGAACCCGGCGAACTGACGCGCTGGATGGATGAGGTCTGCCGCAAAATGCGGGAGATGATACAGCATAAGCGGGCGGACAGCGCGAGGTCCTTTGCGGCGCGGGCAATCGATTATGTCAACGAGCACTACGCCGAGGGCGAACTCACCGTGGATGCGATGTGCTCGCATTTAAACGTGAGTGCCGCCTATTTTTCGACCATTTTTAAGCGCGAAACCGGAAAGACCTTTGTGCAATACCTGACCGACCTCCGCATGGAGAAGGCGGTCGAGCTGCTGCTCTCGACGAGCGAGAAGACCTATATGATTGCGCGAAAAGTAGGTTATGCGGACCCGAACTATTTCAGCTATGTCTTTAAAAAGCAGTTCGGCATGTCGCCGAGCAAGTATAAGGACAGCCGGGGGAGCGAGGCATGAGGGTACCGGACTTTTTTGGAATACCGCGCTCCATCCGCTTTATTATCGTGGTCTCCTTTACGGCGGTCTCGGTGAGCATCACGGCCTTGCTCGGCGTGGGGCTGTACCGCATCTTTGCGCGGCACACGGAGCAGCTACTCACCGAGAGCAGCGCCCAGCTTTTGCACCGGGTGTCGGAAAATCTGGGCGATTACCTCAGGAACATGCGATCCCTCTCGGACGCAGTTTACTATGCCTCGATTAAGAGTAAGGACTTTGCGAAGGAAAACACGAACCGGGAGATGGAGCTGCTCTACGAGGCGAATCGAGACGATCTGATTTCCCTTGCGCTCTACCGTCGGGACGGGACCTTGCTCGGTGCGGCGCCGGTTGCGGTGGAGAAGCAGGATACGGATGTGCGGCAGCAGAGCTGGTTTCGGAGTGCGGCGGCCAAGGTGGAGAATTTGCATTTCTCGACCCCGCATGTACAGGACCTCTTTGACGACCCGAGTTATCGCTACCACTGGGTCATTTCGCTGAGCCGTGCGGTGGAACTAAACGAAGGCGGTCAGAGCAGTGAGGGTATACTGCTGGTCGATATGAACTATAAGAGCGTCGCGGACATGCTGGACGATGTAAACCAGGACAGCGCGGGACGCTATGTCTATCTCTGTGACAGCCGCGGTGAATTGATTTACCACCCGCGGCGCATGCAGATTGACGCGGGACTGGTCGCGGAGAACAGCGTTGTTGCGGCGAACTATGCGGACGGCGCACACAGCGAAATTTTTCAGGGCGAGCGGCGCGAGGTTGTTGTGGAGACTGTAAGCTACACCGGCTGGAAGCTGGTGGGGGTGATTCCCGGGACCTATTTTGCGCTCGGTCTTCTCAATGTGCGGCAGCTTGCGCTCGGGCTTGTGCTCTTTACGGCGGCGGCGCTGGCGCTTGTCAACCGACTGGCGGCCACGCAGGTCTCAAAGCCCCTGGTGCTGCTCAACGAGTCCATACGGAAACTGGAGCTCGGGCAGGAGACCCAGGTCTACATCGGCGGCAGCGCCGAGGTGCGCCATCTCGGACGCACCCTGCGTTCCTATGTGAAGGAGATTCAGCTCCTCATGCGGGACATAGTGCGCGAACAGGAGGAGAAGCGAAAGAGCGAGCTCGACGCGCTGCAGTCCCAGATTAACCCGCACTTTCTCTATAACACCCTGGACTCCGTGGTTTGGATGATCGAAGGAAAGCGCCACGAAGATGCCGTGCTCATGATTACCCGGCTCGCGAGCCTCTTCCGCATCAGTCTGAGCGGCGGAAAGACCGTTATCTCGATGGAGGCGGAACTGCAGCACGCGGAGAACTATATGAACATCCAGAAGGTGCGCTTTAAGAACAGCTTTCGGATGCGCTACGAAATCGATCCGGCGGTGCGGAACTACTGCACGGTCAAACTGATACTCCAGCCTATACTGGAGAACGCCATTTACTACGGCGTGAAGGGCATGGAGGATGAGGGAGAGATTTTGCTCCGCGCGGAGTTAACGGACGGAGAACTGGTGCTCACCGTTCGGGACAACGGCTACGGCATTCCGGCGGAGGAAGTGCTTCTGCTCTTAAAAGAGGGAGAACATCGCCCGAGTCGCGGTTCCGGCGTGGGGCTTTTGAATGTACAGCGGCGCATTCAGCTGCGCTTCGGTGCGCAATACGGTCTCCGCATCGAGAGCGAGCCGGATGAGGGAACCGAAGTGCGTATATGCCTGCCGGCCATTCCCTACAACGAAGAAAACAGACAGCGGCTTGAGGAGGGACGATGAAGCGGCAGACAGTGGTTTGGATTGCGGCAGCCGCGGCGGCGTTCGCCGTGCTGCTCCCGCTCTTTTTGGTGCGCACGCGCTATGCTTCGGAGCAGGCGGGGAGAAGAGCGCGCATTGCGGTGCTCACGCGCCGCGAGGCGGATGTCGGCACCTCGGTGCTCTTTGCGGGAATGGAAAAGGCGGCGGAGGACGGCAAACTGGTGCTGAATTATGTGATGGTGCCGGAGGATGCCGACGCGGAAGCAGAGCTGAAACTCGCGCGACAGGAGATTGAGGACGGCGCGCAGGCGCTGATCATAGAGCCGGTCGCTTCCGAAGGCAGCGGCAAAATGGCGGAGGAACTGTCTCAGCGCGCCGTTGTCGTATTGCTCGGCGAGCGCGCCGACACGGAGGCCGCGGGGCGTTTCGGCTCTGTCAGCGCCGATAACTATGCAATCGGCGTGGCGCTCGGGAGAGAAATTCGGAAAGGTGCGGCAGAGACAGGGGGCAGTGTGGCCCTGCTTCCTGCCGCGGGTTCTCGGGGCTCGGTGGAACAGAGACGACGGGGCGTTTTGGAAGCGCTGCGCGGAAGCGGCATTTCGCTGAGTGAGGAAGCGGAAGGCGCCTCGATTGTCGCGGGGCTTGAGGACAGTGCGCTCACGGAGGCCCTTTCGTATGCGCTCACGGCAAAGGAACGGCCCCTGGTCTACGGCGTCGGGAACTCAAACCGTAATCTCTACGGTTTGGACCGCGGCGACATTCGCGCGATGATAGTCATCAATGAGTTCAACATGGGGTATCTTGCGGTCGCGGAGGCAAAGAAAAAACTCTCGAGCAGGCTCCGGGAAATGGAGCAGCTGAGAGTCGGCGATACCCTGGTATCAAGAGACAATATGTACAGTGCAGAAAATCAGAAATTACTCTTTCCGCTGGTGCGGTGAAAGCGAGGCAAGATGCGGAATCGAATGCGGCTCCTCATACTCTTCCTCATGGCGCTCCTCTGTTTTACGGGTTGCCGGGACCGGAAGACGGAGGGCAAAAAGAAGGTGCGAATCGGCGTGAGTGTCTACGACGGCTACGACACCTTTATCTCGGAACTCACGACTGCGTTTCGCGAAGAGGCGGCCAGAGAGGCGCGCAGTGTGCAGATTGAACTCAGCGATGCGGGGCGCAGTCAAGAAGTGCAGGATAAGGCTGTGCGGCAGATGCTCGACAACGGCTGCGACATCATCTGCGTGAATTTGGTCGACCGGACGGCGCCCGGAAAAATTATCGACATGGCAAAGAAAAAGAACGTGCCGATTATCTTCTTTAATCGCGAGCTGGTCGAAGAGGATTTGGAGCGCTGGGACAAACTCTACTATGTCGGCGCCGATGCCAAGGAGTCCGGCGTATTGCAGGGTGAACTCGCGGCAGCCTACCTAAAGGCACATCCGGAGGCGGACCGGAATCAAGACGGCGTGATTCAGTATGTGGTACTGGAAGGAGAGGCCGGGCACCAGGACGCCATCCTAAGGACCGAGTATGCGGCCTCCACCCTGAAAGAGCAGGGCATTGCGCTCGAAAAACTGGGCTATGCGCTTGCAAACTGGAACCGCTCCCAGGCGCAGACCCAGGTACAGCAGCTGCTGCAGAGCTACGGGGCCCAAATTGAACTGATACTCGCAAACAACGATGACATGGCGCTCGGCGCCCTGGATGCTTACCGGGCGAGCAACATCCCCCTGCCGCCGATCTTCGGAATCGACGGAACCGAACCCGGGCTCGCGGCGGTGCGCGATCAGAGTCTCACGGGAACCGTCAAGAACAACGGAATCGGTCAGGCTGAGGCCATGCTCTCTCTGGCGCTTTCCCTCGCCGCGGGAGAAAAATCCGCTTACACGCTTGACCGAGGCAAGTATATTCGGATACCCTACGAGGCGGTAAGCGCGGACAAGGACTCTTCCATGACCGTGCGTAGCACGGAGCTTTCGCGCTGAAGAGAAAAGCGAGCGGGGAGTTCCGTCATGATTTGATGCAGTTCCTCGTGGAGGCGCCGCACAATCATCTCCTCCGGCACAGGGACCAGACCGAAGACACGGCTCCGGTAGGCGGGATCGCGGAGGCAGCTTCGAAAGAGGGTGTCCGCAAAGTCTCGCCACTCGGCGCAAAGCAGCGCCGGAAAACGGGGACTCTCGCTGATCGGTTCAATTAAAAAATCAGGAAGAAGAAGGGCTGCGAAGGCGCGCAGCACTTCTTTTTTTTGTTTGCCGCGCGAAAGAAAACCGCTGTCTCTGGCATAGGTTACGCGGAGGTCCATGAAGGCCGTGAGAAAGCGGTCGGAAACCGTTTGCCGTCGCTCGGGGCGTTCGCCGAAGCGAGCGCTGAGAAGGCGGGACAGCAGGTCGAGCGTCTCGCGTTCCTCGGCACCGAGTTCGGCCGCCGACGCGCGCTTGGCCAAAAAGAGAGAGCGTTCCCGCGCCGTGGGCAGCGCATAGTAGCTTTTCACCAAGTCATTCATACAAGATTATCCTCCCGCATATGCTGCTAAGAGCGTAGCAAAAAAGCGTGAAATAGGCAAAGAAAAAGGCTGTAAGAACCCATGGAGGAAGGTTCTTACAGCCGTTCGGGGAAAAAATTACTTATTCTCGCCGAAGTATCTGTTCAGCAGGCCAAGGAAAGCTCTGCCGTGTCTCGCCTCGTCGCGTGCCATCTCGTGGACGCTGTCGTGAATCGCATCGAGGTTCTGCTTCTTTGCCATCGTCGCAAGATCGACCTTGCCCTGGGTCGCGCCGAACTCTGCTGCGACTCTCATCTCAAGGTTCTTCTTCGTGGAGGAGGTGACAACCTCACCGAGCATCTCTGCGAAGCGTGCTGCGTGATCCGCCTCTTCAAGAGCCGCTCTTCTCCAGTACTCACCGATCTCCGGATAGCCCTCGCGGAAAGCCACGCGGCTCATAGCGAGATACATACCGACCTCGGAGCACTCTCCCTCGAAGTTCGCGCGAAGGCCTGCCTTGATCTCCTCATCGACATCCTTTGCGATGCCGACCTGGTGCTCTGCAGCCCAGACCATGTTGCCGTCTTCCTTCACTTCCTCGAACTTGCTCGCGGGAGCCTTGCACTGAGGACAGGCCTCCGGCGGATTCTGACCCTCAAAAATATAACCGCAAACCGTACATCTCCACTGCTTCATAATCGTACTCTCCTTTACTATGTGTTTTTTGTTTCATTGCCTGACATTTTCAAAAAGCATCTCTTCCGCCGAAGCGGAAGAGACGGCGCGTCCTCAGAGAGGCGCGGCTACCTGTTCCCGGGAGACCGTCCCCTTTGCAGCCGCCTGACAGCTGCTGCAAATACCGTAAAACACGAGGGCGTGGCACTCAACAGATCCGATTCCCGTCTCTGCCGCGAGCGCATTCAGCTGGTGATCGGTCTCCAAGGGGAGATCGACCACACCGCCGCAGTGCTTGCAGACAAAGTGACAGTGGTCGGAGGTGTCATAGTCGTAATGCTCTGTGCCGCCTTCGCAGTGAATCTTTCGAATCTGCCCCAGTTCTGCAAGCAGGTTCAGATTGCGGTAGACGGTGCCGAGGCTGATGCGGGGGTACTCCTCGCGGAGATCCCGATAAATCATATCCGCCGTCGGGTGATCCAGACGGGAGGACAGATTCTTCAGGATGGCATCCCGCTGTCGACTGTGCTTCCGTATTTTCATAGATGCCTCCAACAATAATAGGAACTGTTATTAGTATACTCGTTTTGTATGCAATGTCAAGAGGAAATTAAGACAAATATAATCAGACCTTTCGGAGCGATGAATAATGTGCTATACTCATTGCAAATAACGGCCTTTTGGCTGGATTCGGGGGAGGTAACAAAGTGGCAGAAGAGAGCATGAAGGATTTCGAGCAGGAAATCAACGAGTCGTTTAAGACCGCAAAGAAGGTTGAGAACGAGGACGGCGGCAAGTGGGAGCGCCTTCAGAGCCTTGTGGAGAGCAAGGAGCAGTTCAACGTTAAGATCATCGAGGTGGTGAAGG encodes the following:
- a CDS encoding response regulator transcription factor — encoded protein: MGGKTMLYSCMLVDDEEDVISAIRQTIDWESLGFSVPREAHNGLEALEFAEETAPDVVLTDIKMPYMDGLELAHKLKELYPNIRIIVFSGFDEFEYAREALRLEAEEYMLKPVHAAELSKLFLRIRESLDAERAERQNREQLQAYYEKSLPRLQESFFVSLLDGKIPEEEIARQAEDYQLELGASPCAAAVIHTGSAGLPDGVSAVMIAASVRRLAEESLGQRFHARFFGYLGNTVMLAELGETEQLRFLTDACDRFCRLAAAKLGATVTIGVGKVCAAFHELRDSYTGARNALSYRMIYGTGKAISISEIAPQEKNGTDLSERESMQDIFRKMRMEKEEELSAAIARYIAENAAAQASVQEYRFFVMETAGELYRFAKDNALSAEEIFGDNDAMYRILQQLEPGELTRWMDEVCRKMREMIQHKRADSARSFAARAIDYVNEHYAEGELTVDAMCSHLNVSAAYFSTIFKRETGKTFVQYLTDLRMEKAVELLLSTSEKTYMIARKVGYADPNYFSYVFKKQFGMSPSKYKDSRGSEA
- a CDS encoding cache domain-containing sensor histidine kinase — translated: MRVPDFFGIPRSIRFIIVVSFTAVSVSITALLGVGLYRIFARHTEQLLTESSAQLLHRVSENLGDYLRNMRSLSDAVYYASIKSKDFAKENTNREMELLYEANRDDLISLALYRRDGTLLGAAPVAVEKQDTDVRQQSWFRSAAAKVENLHFSTPHVQDLFDDPSYRYHWVISLSRAVELNEGGQSSEGILLVDMNYKSVADMLDDVNQDSAGRYVYLCDSRGELIYHPRRMQIDAGLVAENSVVAANYADGAHSEIFQGERREVVVETVSYTGWKLVGVIPGTYFALGLLNVRQLALGLVLFTAAALALVNRLAATQVSKPLVLLNESIRKLELGQETQVYIGGSAEVRHLGRTLRSYVKEIQLLMRDIVREQEEKRKSELDALQSQINPHFLYNTLDSVVWMIEGKRHEDAVLMITRLASLFRISLSGGKTVISMEAELQHAENYMNIQKVRFKNSFRMRYEIDPAVRNYCTVKLILQPILENAIYYGVKGMEDEGEILLRAELTDGELVLTVRDNGYGIPAEEVLLLLKEGEHRPSRGSGVGLLNVQRRIQLRFGAQYGLRIESEPDEGTEVRICLPAIPYNEENRQRLEEGR
- a CDS encoding sugar ABC transporter substrate-binding protein, translated to MKRQTVVWIAAAAAAFAVLLPLFLVRTRYASEQAGRRARIAVLTRREADVGTSVLFAGMEKAAEDGKLVLNYVMVPEDADAEAELKLARQEIEDGAQALIIEPVASEGSGKMAEELSQRAVVVLLGERADTEAAGRFGSVSADNYAIGVALGREIRKGAAETGGSVALLPAAGSRGSVEQRRRGVLEALRGSGISLSEEAEGASIVAGLEDSALTEALSYALTAKERPLVYGVGNSNRNLYGLDRGDIRAMIVINEFNMGYLAVAEAKKKLSSRLREMEQLRVGDTLVSRDNMYSAENQKLLFPLVR
- a CDS encoding galactose ABC transporter substrate-binding protein; translation: MRNRMRLLILFLMALLCFTGCRDRKTEGKKKVRIGVSVYDGYDTFISELTTAFREEAAREARSVQIELSDAGRSQEVQDKAVRQMLDNGCDIICVNLVDRTAPGKIIDMAKKKNVPIIFFNRELVEEDLERWDKLYYVGADAKESGVLQGELAAAYLKAHPEADRNQDGVIQYVVLEGEAGHQDAILRTEYAASTLKEQGIALEKLGYALANWNRSQAQTQVQQLLQSYGAQIELILANNDDMALGALDAYRASNIPLPPIFGIDGTEPGLAAVRDQSLTGTVKNNGIGQAEAMLSLALSLAAGEKSAYTLDRGKYIRIPYEAVSADKDSSMTVRSTELSR
- a CDS encoding DUF6553 family protein; the protein is MNDLVKSYYALPTARERSLFLAKRASAAELGAEERETLDLLSRLLSARFGERPERRQTVSDRFLTAFMDLRVTYARDSGFLSRGKQKKEVLRAFAALLLPDFLIEPISESPRFPALLCAEWRDFADTLFRSCLRDPAYRSRVFGLVPVPEEMIVRRLHEELHQIMTELPARFSLQRESSVLRTVMEESLSALTAS
- a CDS encoding NADH peroxidase, which encodes MKQWRCTVCGYIFEGQNPPEACPQCKAPASKFEEVKEDGNMVWAAEHQVGIAKDVDEEIKAGLRANFEGECSEVGMYLAMSRVAFREGYPEIGEYWRRAALEEADHAARFAEMLGEVVTSSTKKNLEMRVAAEFGATQGKVDLATMAKKQNLDAIHDSVHEMARDEARHGRAFLGLLNRYFGENK
- a CDS encoding Fur family transcriptional regulator, with the protein product MKIRKHSRQRDAILKNLSSRLDHPTADMIYRDLREEYPRISLGTVYRNLNLLAELGQIRKIHCEGGTEHYDYDTSDHCHFVCKHCGGVVDLPLETDHQLNALAAETGIGSVECHALVFYGICSSCQAAAKGTVSREQVAAPL